A window from Mangifera indica cultivar Alphonso chromosome 2, CATAS_Mindica_2.1, whole genome shotgun sequence encodes these proteins:
- the LOC123208959 gene encoding disease resistance protein RFL1-like, whose protein sequence is MVDVAGNVGGAVSPVLQLAKWLAAPICRQFKYLFNYTTNFKNLEMEVGKLKNTRDEVERKIIAAERNVEVIKQNVKDWQKNVEETITKAEQLIQEKENNSRCFKGLSPNFIIHYKQSRKAFKLKRDGIDPLLQQERELSPVSYQTNPPEIWLRSSENYLAFESRNSTVKNVWDALNDENVFMIGVYGMGGLGKTTLVEELGRKAEKDKLFEDIVFLEVSESPDVKKIQTTIGNKLGLKFKNENESEMANKIYSRMKDKNILLILDNIWKPLEFEKTMGIPCGADRGRNKLLFTTRNLDVLERMGSTNNIGMGILNEGEAWTLFTKMAALTGRFVAKLLFVSFIA, encoded by the exons atggttgATGTTGCCGGGAATGTTGGGGGTGCGGTGAGTCCTGTCCTTCAACTTGCCAAGTGGTTGGCTGCTCCGATTTGTCGTCAATTTAAGTACTTGTTCAACTACActaccaatttcaaaaatctggaaatggAAGTTGGTAAGTTGAAGAATACAAGAGATGAAGTTGAGCGTAAGATTATTGCTGCTGAAAGAAATGTGGAAGTGATCAAACAAAATGTTAAGGACTGGCAGAAAAATGTGGAGGAGACCATTACTAAAGCAGAGCAATtgattcaagagaaagaaaacaactCGCGTTGTTTCAAGGGATTGTCCCCCAACTTCATCATCCACTACAAACAAAGCAGGAAAGCTTTTAAATTGAAGCGGGATGGTATCGATCCACTCCTCCAGCAAGAAAGGGAATTGAGTCCAGTTTCCTATCAAACTAATCCACCAGAGATCTGGCTTAGATCTAGTGAAAATTATTTGGcttttgaatcaagaaactcCACTGTAAAGAATGTATGGGATGCtttaaatgatgagaatgtcTTCATGATTGGTGTTTATGGGATGGGTGGTCTTGGGAAGACCACGCTTGTAGAGGAACTTGGTAGGAAAGCCGAGAAGGATAAGCTCTTTGAGGACATTGTTTTTCTTGAg GTTTCAGAGTCTCCTGATGTAAAGAAGATTCAGACAACAATTGGAAACAAATTGggtctaaaattcaaaaacgaAAACGAAAGTGAAATGGCAAATAAGATATATTCAAGAATGAAGGACAAGAATATTCTTCTAATTCTAGATAACATTTGGAAACCTCTAGAATTTGAAAAGACTATGGGAATTCCTTGCGGAGCTGATCGCGGAAGAAATAAACTTTTGTTCACAACAAGAAACTTAGATGTATTGGAGAGGATGGGTTCCACAAATAATATCGGGATGGGCATTTTAAATGAAGGAGAAGCTTGGACCCTATTCACCAAAATGGCAGCCTTGACAGGTAGATTTGTTGCAAAACTTTTATTTGTATC